AATCTACCATCAAGGACTTAAGGGAGGAGCTAAGGGACCATAATTATAATTACTACGTTCTGGACAACCCTACGATTACCGACTTTGAGTTTGATATGAAGTTAAAGGAGCTTCAGGATTTGGAAGCTAAGCACCCCGAGTTTTATGATGAAAGTTCGCCTACCATCCGCGTGGGGGGCATGGTCACGAAGCATTTTGAAACCGTTGTGCACGAGCATCGTATGTATTCCTTGGATAATTCCTATTCCAAGGAGGATCTGGAGGATTGGGAAAAAAGAATCCAACGGAATTTAGGGGATGCCCCTGTCTCATATACTTGTGAACTTAAGTATGATGGGGCCTCCATCAGTATTACCTATGAAAACGGAAAATTACTAAGAGCGGTGACCCGGGGAGACGGTTTTCAAGGCGATGATGTTACTACCAACATAAAAACCATAAAGTCGGTACCCTTGCAATTGAAAGGGGATTATCCGGACAAGTTTGATATACGGGGGGAAATCATACTGCCGTTTGATGGTTTTGCCAAGATGAACGAGGAGCGGATCGCCAACGGGGAAGAACCGTATATGAATCCAAGGAACACGGCTTCGGGCAGTTTAAAATTACAGGATAGCTCTTTAGTGGCGCAACGACCTTTGGAGTGTCTGTTGTACAGTATCGTTGGAAGGAATACCGGCATAAGCACCCAGTTTGAAATGTTGGAAAAGGCGAGGGAATGGGGTTTTAAGGTGCCTACAGTGGCGAAATTGTGCCATAGTACACAAGAAGTAATGGAATTTGTTGAATACTGGGACGTAAACCGACACAGTTTGCCTTACGAAACGGACGGCGTAGTGGTGAAGGTCAACAATCTCCAACATCAGGAGGAACTGGGGTATACCGCCAAGTCCCCAAGATGGGCCATGGCCTATAAATTCAAGGCGGAGCAGGTTTACACCGTATTGAACGAAATCACCTATCAAGTGGGGCGCACTGGGGCCATAACCCCCGTGGCCAACCTGCAGCCCGTTTTGTTGGCAGGAACGACCGTCAAACGGGCCTCCCTGCACAATGCCGACCAGATTGAAAAATTGGATATTAGGGAAGGGGATACCGTTTTTGTCGAAAAAGGCGGGGAAATCATTCCTAAGATTATTGGGGTGGATTTAGCTAAACGGCCAGCAGATTCCAAACCGACGGAATACATCATGGAATGCCCCGAGTGCCACACCGCTCTGATGCGAACTCCAGGAGATGCGAAACACTACTGCCCCAACGAATACGGTTGTCCGCCACAAATTACGGGTAGGATCCAGCATTATATTTCCAGAAAGGCCATGGATATCGAAGGTTTGGGCGGAGAAACGGTGGAGTTGCTCTTTAAGGAAGGCCTGATCAATGATTATGCGGATTTGTACGACCTTACCAAAGAGCAATTGTTGCCATTGGAGCGGATGGCGGAGAAATCCGCAGAAAATTTGGTCCAGGGGGTTGCGGATTCCGTTAAGGTGCCTTTTGAACGGGTTTTGTTCGCCTTGGGCATTCGCTATGTGGGTGAGACCGTTGCCAAGAAATTGGCGAAAGCCTATAAATCGGTCGACGCGCTGATGGTGGCTACCAAGGAGGAACTGGTTTCAGTGGACGAAATTGGCGACCGGATTGCGGAAAGCGTGGTGGATTTTTTCCAAAACCCAAAGAACTTGGATGCCATAAGTCGCTTGAGGCAAAAAGGGGTGCAATTGGAACTATCGGCAGAAAAGCTCGAAAACCAAACCGATGTTTTGAAAGGTGCTACCTTCGTAGTTTCGGGCGTATTTGAAACCGTGAGTAGGGACGAGCTTAAAAAATTGATAGAAGACAATGGGGGCAAGGTGGGTTCCTCAATATCCTCCAAAACGGGTTATTTGATTGCTGGGGACAAAATGGGGCCCAGCAAAAGGACCAAGGCTGAGTCTTTG
Above is a window of Maribacter algicola DNA encoding:
- the ligA gene encoding NAD-dependent DNA ligase LigA, whose amino-acid sequence is MDVESTIKDLREELRDHNYNYYVLDNPTITDFEFDMKLKELQDLEAKHPEFYDESSPTIRVGGMVTKHFETVVHEHRMYSLDNSYSKEDLEDWEKRIQRNLGDAPVSYTCELKYDGASISITYENGKLLRAVTRGDGFQGDDVTTNIKTIKSVPLQLKGDYPDKFDIRGEIILPFDGFAKMNEERIANGEEPYMNPRNTASGSLKLQDSSLVAQRPLECLLYSIVGRNTGISTQFEMLEKAREWGFKVPTVAKLCHSTQEVMEFVEYWDVNRHSLPYETDGVVVKVNNLQHQEELGYTAKSPRWAMAYKFKAEQVYTVLNEITYQVGRTGAITPVANLQPVLLAGTTVKRASLHNADQIEKLDIREGDTVFVEKGGEIIPKIIGVDLAKRPADSKPTEYIMECPECHTALMRTPGDAKHYCPNEYGCPPQITGRIQHYISRKAMDIEGLGGETVELLFKEGLINDYADLYDLTKEQLLPLERMAEKSAENLVQGVADSVKVPFERVLFALGIRYVGETVAKKLAKAYKSVDALMVATKEELVSVDEIGDRIAESVVDFFQNPKNLDAISRLRQKGVQLELSAEKLENQTDVLKGATFVVSGVFETVSRDELKKLIEDNGGKVGSSISSKTGYLIAGDKMGPSKRTKAESLGIPIITEQEFLVMI